Proteins encoded together in one Electrophorus electricus isolate fEleEle1 chromosome 9, fEleEle1.pri, whole genome shotgun sequence window:
- the degs1 gene encoding sphingolipid delta(4)-desaturase DES1: protein MGNRVAREDYEWVYTDQPHADRRKQILAKYPEIKELMGPDPRLKWIVCMMVTIQILAFYLVKDMEWKWLLFWTYVFGSCLNHSMTLAIHEISHNTAFGNNHAKLNRWFAIFANLPVGLPYSASFKRYHLDHHRYLGGDGVDVDIPTNFEGWFFCTRFRKFIWIILQPLFYAIRPLCINPKPISQLELANVVIQFTFNALLYWLWGVKPVVYMLAGSMLGMGLHPISGHFIAEHYMFLKGHETYSYYGSLNLLTFNVGYHNEHHDFPSIPGRRLPLVKKIAAEYYDDLPCYMSWVRVLYDFIMDDELSPYSRVKRKLKGDVKLE from the exons CAAAATATCCAGAGATAAAGGAATTGATGGGACCAGATCCCAGGCTGAAGTGGATTGTCTGTATGATGGTCACCATCCAGATTCTGGCCTTCTACCTAGTTAAGGACATGGAATGGAAATGGCTGTTGTTTTGGACATACGTGTTTGGAAGTTGCCTAAATCACTCAATGACGCTAGCCATTCATGAGATTTCCCACAACACGGCATTTGGAAACAACCATGCCAAATTAAACCGTTGGTTCGCCATCTTTGCCAACCTTCCAGTTGGCTTGCCGTACTCTGCCTCTTTTAAGCGCTACCATCTCGACCACCACCGTTACCTGGGTGGTGATGGCGTGGACGTGGACATCCCTACCAACTTTGAGGGCTGGTTCTTCTGTACCCGCTTCCGTAAGTTCATCTGGATCATACTGCAGCCATTATTCTATGCCATACGACCTCTCTGCATCAACCCAAAACCCATCAGCCAGCTGGAGCTGGCCAACGTGGTCATCCAGTTCACATTCAACGCTCTCCTCTATTGGTTGTGGGGGGTGAAGCCTGTTGTCTACATGCTGGCAGGTTCAATGTTAGGTATGGGACTTCATCCCATCTCGGGACATTTCATAGCTGAGCATTACATGTTCCTGAAGGGCCATGAGACCTATTCATACTATGGGTCTCTTAACCTGCTCACATTCAATGTGGGCTACCACAACGAGCACCATGATTTCCCCAGCATCCCAGGAAGAAGGCTGCCTTTG GTGAAAAAGATAGCTGCGGAGTACTACGACGACTTGCCCTGCTACATGTCGTGGGTGAGGGTCTTGTATGATTTTATCATGGACGATGAGCTGAGCCCTTACTCGCGCGTGAAGAGGAAGCTGAAGGGAGATGTCAAGCTGGAGTGA
- the nvl gene encoding nuclear valosin-containing protein-like isoform X2 — protein MKKRSGGYIDQRLRQRVEQYLKSRRSQYVDVAGMAAELQQQYRMDYGRRNRTAFRIQVEKVHGVICSESGLSALEEKHLAKRARHSQEDDWVTHFSEGSSILENTTDSDGDISEPENSNHMNNSLMSLYRKGNPEDETPSREGSTSRPHPASQMGSAMAEHAEAGSARRRPATAVSAGGWFIDKAGSRDEESILIDLCEEESGRPAINVALDRASPNDKPKKSVKKGKSKAKREVRNVDVDIEASIMAKKARTKGPDLQHSTVKFDDIGGNEETLTELCKLLIHMRHPEVYQQLGVVPPRGFLLHGPPGCGKTLLAQAVAGEMELPMLKVSAPELVSGVSGESEQKLRELFEHAVSNAPCILFIDEIDAITPKREVASKDMERRIVAQLLTCMDDLNSLSVPAQVLVIGATNRPDSLDPALRRAGRFDREICLGIPDEDTRLTILKTLCRKLKLPADFDFRRLARLTPGYVGADLMALCREAAMSAVNRVLRLAAGACPSTRPPVPETEQGAKEESNQAADCQDTGIASDAQEGSSAPASEVMATEGELPQLLALLKNSESLSEEQLASLCIIMDDFRASLTSVQPSAKREGFATVPDVTWDDVGALQDIREELTMAILAPVRNPEQFRALGLSAPAGVLLAGPPGCGKTLLAKAVANESGLNFISVKGPELLNMYVGESERAVRQVFQRGRNSAPCVIFFDEIDALCPRRSGHESGSSVRVVNQLLTEMDGLEARRQVFIMAATNRPDIIDPAVLRPGRLDKTLYVGLPPSVDRHAILLTITKGGTKPHLESDVSLEEIASDERCDYFTGADLSALVREASVNALRAHLCARTSLANPEHTFSCGPAEELRVSKQNFEEAFKKVRPSVSKKDQLMYEKLRESLTR, from the exons ATGAAGAAACGAAGTGGAGGCTACATAGATCAACGCCTCAGACAGAGAGTCGAACAG TACCTGAAGTCCAGGCGCAGCCAGTATGTGGATGTTGCTGGAATGGCCGCAGAGTTGCAGCAGCAGTACAG GATGGATTATGGGCGACGGAACCGAACCGCCTTCAGGATTCAAGTAGAGAAAG TGCACGGAGTAATATGCAGCGAGTCTGGTCTGTCTGCTttggaagaaaaacatttggCCAAAAGAGCAAGACACAGCCAGGAGGATGATTG GGTGACACACTTTAGTGAGGGCAGCAGTATCCTAGAGAACACCACAGACAGTGACGGAGACATCTCAGAGCCCGAG AACTCCAATCACATGAACAACTCCTTGATGTCCCTGTACCGCAAGGGGAACCCGGAGGATGAGACTCCATCCAGGGAGGGGTCAACAAGCAGACCCCATCCAGCCTCACAGATGGGCTCTGCGATGGCCGAGCACGCAGAAGCCGGCTCCGCCCGTCGTCGGCCCGCTACCGCGGTGTCTGCGGGCGGCTGGTTCATCGACAAGGCTGGAAGCAGAGATGAGGAAAGCATCCTCATTGATTTGTGCGAGGAGGAGTCGGGCCGGCCTGCGATAAATGTGGCTTTGGATCGTGCCTCTCCT AATGATAAACCAAAGAAGAGtgtgaagaaaggaaaaagtaaAGCGAAACGAGAAGTCAGAAATGTTGATGTGGACATTGAGGCAAGCATAATGGCAAAAAAAG CACGGACCAAGGGACCTGACCTTCAGCACTCTACAGTGAAGTTCGATGACATTGGTGGGAACGAAGAAACTCTGACG GAGCTGTGTAAACTGCTGATCCATATGCGCCACCCGGAAGTGTACCAGCAGCTGGGGGTGGTGCCCCCACGCGGGTTCCTCCTCCATGGGCCGCCAGGCTGTGGGAAGACCCTTCTTGCCCAGGCGGTTGCTGGG GAAATGGAGTTACCCATGTTAAAGGTCTCTGCTCCTGAGCTGGTGTCAGGCGTCTCGGGGGAGTCTGAACAGAAGCTACGTGAGCTGTTTGAGCATGCCGTG AGCAATGCTCCCTGCATCCTATTCATCGACGAGATTGATGCCATCACCCCGAAGAGGGAGGTAGCGTCCAAGGACATGGAGAGAAGGATCGTCGCTCAGCTGCTCACCTGCATGGATG ACCTGAATTCCTTATCCGTGCCAGCACAGGTCTTGGTTATCGGGGCCACCAACCGGCCAGACTCTCTCGATCCGGCTCTGCGAAGGGCGGGCCGCTTCGACCGAGAGATCTGCCTGGGAATCCCTGATGAAGACACGCGCCTAAC gatTCTTAAAACTCTTTGCCGGAAGCTCAAGCTGCCGGCGGACTTCGACTTCCGCAGGCTGGCACGGCTCACTCCTGGTTACGTGGGGGCGGACCTGATGGCCCTGTGCCGTGAGGCGGCCATGAGTGCTGTCAACCGGGTGCTGCGGCTGGCGGCCGGTGCCTGCCCCTCCACCCGTCCTCCTGTGCCTGAGACCGAACAAGGGGCTAAGGAGGAATCGAACCAGGCTGCGGACTGCCAGGACACGGGCATCGCTAGTGATGCACAGGAGGGATCGAGTGCGCCAGCTTCTGAGGTCATGGCAACAGAA GGGGAGCTGCCGCAGCTGCTGGCTCTGCTGAAGAACAGCGAGTCGCTGAGCGAGGAGCAGCTGGCCAGCCTCTGCATCATCATGGACGACTTCAGGGCCTCGCTGACCAGCGTCCAGCCATCGGCCAAGCGTGAGGGTTTCGCCACGGTGCCCGACGTCACCTGGGATGACGTAGGTGCTCTGCAGGATATTCGTGAGGAGCTCACAATGGCCATCCTG GCCCCTGTCCGTAACCCGGAGCAGTTCAGGGCTCTGGGGCTTAGCGCGCCTGCTGGGGTACTGCTTGCTGGGCCTCCAGGCTGTGGGAAGACCCTGCTGGCTAAG GCAGTTGCGAATGAGTCTGGCTTAAACTTTATATCAGTCAAGGGCCCGGAGTTACTGAACATG TACGTCGGTGAGAGCGAGCGGGCCGTCCGCCAGGTCTTCCAGAGAGGACGCAACTCAGCCCCGTGTGTCATCTTCTTTGACGAGATCGACGCACTTTGCCCACGACGTTCTGGCCATGAG TCCGGGTCCAGCGTCCGGGTTGTCAACCAGCTGCTTACGGAGATGGACGGCCTGGAGGCCAGGCGCCAGGTCTTCATCATGGCCGCCACGAATCGGCCAG ACATTATCGACCCTGCTGTACTCAGGCCAGGCCGCCTGGACAAGACCCTGTATGTGGGCTTGCCTCCATCAGTGGACAGACATGCCATCCTGCTCACAATCACCAAG GGAGGTACCAAACCTCATCTGGAATCTGACGTCAGTTTGGAGGAAATTGCCAGTGATGAACGCTGTGACTATTTTAC tggggctGACCTGTCTGCACTGGTAAGAGAGGCCTCCGTTAATGCTTTAAGAGCCCACCTCTGTGCTCGAACTTCTCTTGCAAATCCAG AGCACACCTTCTCCTGTGGCCCTGCTGAAGAGTTAAGGGTTAGCAAGCAGAACTTTGAAGAAGCATTTAAAAAGGTCCGGCCATCTGTGTCTAAAAAG GACCAGCTAATGTATGAGAAACTGCGGGAATCGCTCACCAGATAG
- the nvl gene encoding nuclear valosin-containing protein-like isoform X1 produces MKKRSGGYIDQRLRQRVEQYLKSRRSQYVDVAGMAAELQQQYRMDYGRRNRTAFRIQVEKVHGVICSESGLSALEEKHLAKRARHSQEDDWVTHFSEGSSILENTTDSDGDISEPENSNHMNNSLMSLYRKGNPEDETPSREGSTSRPHPASQMGSAMAEHAEAGSARRRPATAVSAGGWFIDKAGSRDEESILIDLCEEESGRPAINVALDRASPVGHQTAPYQNRSDELNTQYQNNDKPKKSVKKGKSKAKREVRNVDVDIEASIMAKKARTKGPDLQHSTVKFDDIGGNEETLTELCKLLIHMRHPEVYQQLGVVPPRGFLLHGPPGCGKTLLAQAVAGEMELPMLKVSAPELVSGVSGESEQKLRELFEHAVSNAPCILFIDEIDAITPKREVASKDMERRIVAQLLTCMDDLNSLSVPAQVLVIGATNRPDSLDPALRRAGRFDREICLGIPDEDTRLTILKTLCRKLKLPADFDFRRLARLTPGYVGADLMALCREAAMSAVNRVLRLAAGACPSTRPPVPETEQGAKEESNQAADCQDTGIASDAQEGSSAPASEVMATEGELPQLLALLKNSESLSEEQLASLCIIMDDFRASLTSVQPSAKREGFATVPDVTWDDVGALQDIREELTMAILAPVRNPEQFRALGLSAPAGVLLAGPPGCGKTLLAKAVANESGLNFISVKGPELLNMYVGESERAVRQVFQRGRNSAPCVIFFDEIDALCPRRSGHESGSSVRVVNQLLTEMDGLEARRQVFIMAATNRPDIIDPAVLRPGRLDKTLYVGLPPSVDRHAILLTITKGGTKPHLESDVSLEEIASDERCDYFTGADLSALVREASVNALRAHLCARTSLANPEHTFSCGPAEELRVSKQNFEEAFKKVRPSVSKKDQLMYEKLRESLTR; encoded by the exons ATGAAGAAACGAAGTGGAGGCTACATAGATCAACGCCTCAGACAGAGAGTCGAACAG TACCTGAAGTCCAGGCGCAGCCAGTATGTGGATGTTGCTGGAATGGCCGCAGAGTTGCAGCAGCAGTACAG GATGGATTATGGGCGACGGAACCGAACCGCCTTCAGGATTCAAGTAGAGAAAG TGCACGGAGTAATATGCAGCGAGTCTGGTCTGTCTGCTttggaagaaaaacatttggCCAAAAGAGCAAGACACAGCCAGGAGGATGATTG GGTGACACACTTTAGTGAGGGCAGCAGTATCCTAGAGAACACCACAGACAGTGACGGAGACATCTCAGAGCCCGAG AACTCCAATCACATGAACAACTCCTTGATGTCCCTGTACCGCAAGGGGAACCCGGAGGATGAGACTCCATCCAGGGAGGGGTCAACAAGCAGACCCCATCCAGCCTCACAGATGGGCTCTGCGATGGCCGAGCACGCAGAAGCCGGCTCCGCCCGTCGTCGGCCCGCTACCGCGGTGTCTGCGGGCGGCTGGTTCATCGACAAGGCTGGAAGCAGAGATGAGGAAAGCATCCTCATTGATTTGTGCGAGGAGGAGTCGGGCCGGCCTGCGATAAATGTGGCTTTGGATCGTGCCTCTCCTGTGGGTCACCAAACTGCACCGTACCAAAATCGCAGTGATGAGCTAAACACACAATACCAGAAT AATGATAAACCAAAGAAGAGtgtgaagaaaggaaaaagtaaAGCGAAACGAGAAGTCAGAAATGTTGATGTGGACATTGAGGCAAGCATAATGGCAAAAAAAG CACGGACCAAGGGACCTGACCTTCAGCACTCTACAGTGAAGTTCGATGACATTGGTGGGAACGAAGAAACTCTGACG GAGCTGTGTAAACTGCTGATCCATATGCGCCACCCGGAAGTGTACCAGCAGCTGGGGGTGGTGCCCCCACGCGGGTTCCTCCTCCATGGGCCGCCAGGCTGTGGGAAGACCCTTCTTGCCCAGGCGGTTGCTGGG GAAATGGAGTTACCCATGTTAAAGGTCTCTGCTCCTGAGCTGGTGTCAGGCGTCTCGGGGGAGTCTGAACAGAAGCTACGTGAGCTGTTTGAGCATGCCGTG AGCAATGCTCCCTGCATCCTATTCATCGACGAGATTGATGCCATCACCCCGAAGAGGGAGGTAGCGTCCAAGGACATGGAGAGAAGGATCGTCGCTCAGCTGCTCACCTGCATGGATG ACCTGAATTCCTTATCCGTGCCAGCACAGGTCTTGGTTATCGGGGCCACCAACCGGCCAGACTCTCTCGATCCGGCTCTGCGAAGGGCGGGCCGCTTCGACCGAGAGATCTGCCTGGGAATCCCTGATGAAGACACGCGCCTAAC gatTCTTAAAACTCTTTGCCGGAAGCTCAAGCTGCCGGCGGACTTCGACTTCCGCAGGCTGGCACGGCTCACTCCTGGTTACGTGGGGGCGGACCTGATGGCCCTGTGCCGTGAGGCGGCCATGAGTGCTGTCAACCGGGTGCTGCGGCTGGCGGCCGGTGCCTGCCCCTCCACCCGTCCTCCTGTGCCTGAGACCGAACAAGGGGCTAAGGAGGAATCGAACCAGGCTGCGGACTGCCAGGACACGGGCATCGCTAGTGATGCACAGGAGGGATCGAGTGCGCCAGCTTCTGAGGTCATGGCAACAGAA GGGGAGCTGCCGCAGCTGCTGGCTCTGCTGAAGAACAGCGAGTCGCTGAGCGAGGAGCAGCTGGCCAGCCTCTGCATCATCATGGACGACTTCAGGGCCTCGCTGACCAGCGTCCAGCCATCGGCCAAGCGTGAGGGTTTCGCCACGGTGCCCGACGTCACCTGGGATGACGTAGGTGCTCTGCAGGATATTCGTGAGGAGCTCACAATGGCCATCCTG GCCCCTGTCCGTAACCCGGAGCAGTTCAGGGCTCTGGGGCTTAGCGCGCCTGCTGGGGTACTGCTTGCTGGGCCTCCAGGCTGTGGGAAGACCCTGCTGGCTAAG GCAGTTGCGAATGAGTCTGGCTTAAACTTTATATCAGTCAAGGGCCCGGAGTTACTGAACATG TACGTCGGTGAGAGCGAGCGGGCCGTCCGCCAGGTCTTCCAGAGAGGACGCAACTCAGCCCCGTGTGTCATCTTCTTTGACGAGATCGACGCACTTTGCCCACGACGTTCTGGCCATGAG TCCGGGTCCAGCGTCCGGGTTGTCAACCAGCTGCTTACGGAGATGGACGGCCTGGAGGCCAGGCGCCAGGTCTTCATCATGGCCGCCACGAATCGGCCAG ACATTATCGACCCTGCTGTACTCAGGCCAGGCCGCCTGGACAAGACCCTGTATGTGGGCTTGCCTCCATCAGTGGACAGACATGCCATCCTGCTCACAATCACCAAG GGAGGTACCAAACCTCATCTGGAATCTGACGTCAGTTTGGAGGAAATTGCCAGTGATGAACGCTGTGACTATTTTAC tggggctGACCTGTCTGCACTGGTAAGAGAGGCCTCCGTTAATGCTTTAAGAGCCCACCTCTGTGCTCGAACTTCTCTTGCAAATCCAG AGCACACCTTCTCCTGTGGCCCTGCTGAAGAGTTAAGGGTTAGCAAGCAGAACTTTGAAGAAGCATTTAAAAAGGTCCGGCCATCTGTGTCTAAAAAG GACCAGCTAATGTATGAGAAACTGCGGGAATCGCTCACCAGATAG